Proteins co-encoded in one Rhopalosiphum maidis isolate BTI-1 chromosome 2, ASM367621v3, whole genome shotgun sequence genomic window:
- the LOC113551470 gene encoding eukaryotic translation initiation factor eIF1: protein MSIQNLNVFDPFADAIKGADDDVQDGLVHIRIQQRNGRKTLTTVQGLSSEYDLKKIVRACKKEFACNGTVVEHPEYGEVLQLQGDQRENICQWLTKCGLAKSDQLKVHGF, encoded by the exons ATGTCAATCCAGAATCTTAACGTATTCG aCCCGTTTGCTGATGCAATCAAGGGTGCAGACGATGACGTTCAAGACGGGCTTGTTCACATAAGAATTCAACAACGTAATGGTCGTAAAACATTAACAACGGTCCAAGGTCTCTCGTCAGAATATGACTTAAAGAAGATAGTACGTGCCTGCAAAAAG gAGTTTGCTTGCAACGGTACAGTAGTTGAACATCCTGAATACGGTGAAGTGTTACAATTACAAGGAGATCAGCGAGAAAACATTTGCCAGTGGTTAACTAAATGTGGTCTTGCCAAGTCTGATCAACTTAAAGTCCACGGTTTctaa